A genomic window from Exiguobacterium acetylicum DSM 20416 includes:
- the radC gene encoding RadC family protein, with product MVQLKGLAQATTVELLACLVRSGTRDRTPLEIAEELLHIYPSLIELEAAGVGGLEKAPGVGKAKALQIMAGLELGRRLVTEPKWVRPTIRSPEDAAELLLEEMRLYQQEHFICLYLNTKNEVVSKKTLFIGGLNTSIVHPRDVFREAIRCSAANFIAVHNHPSGDPTPSREDIEVSERLVEAGRLIGISCLDHIIIGHGQFISMKQRGFM from the coding sequence ATGGTTCAGTTGAAAGGCTTGGCACAAGCGACGACAGTCGAGTTGCTGGCGTGTCTCGTCCGAAGTGGGACGCGCGACCGGACACCGCTTGAAATCGCGGAAGAATTACTGCACATCTATCCTTCATTGATCGAACTTGAGGCGGCTGGAGTCGGTGGACTCGAAAAAGCACCTGGGGTCGGGAAGGCGAAGGCACTACAAATCATGGCTGGACTGGAACTCGGTCGTCGGCTCGTCACGGAACCGAAGTGGGTACGACCGACGATCCGCTCACCGGAAGACGCGGCGGAACTGTTGTTAGAAGAGATGCGTCTCTATCAGCAGGAACACTTCATCTGCCTGTATTTGAATACGAAAAATGAGGTCGTCTCGAAAAAGACGTTATTCATTGGAGGATTGAACACGTCAATCGTCCACCCGCGAGACGTCTTCCGGGAAGCGATTCGCTGCTCGGCTGCGAACTTCATTGCCGTCCACAATCATCCGTCCGGTGACCCGACGCCAAGTCGCGAAGATATCGAGGTATCCGAGCGACTTGTTGAGGCGGGACGACTCATTGGAATCAGTTGTCTTGACCACATCATCATCGGGCATGGACAATTTATTAGTATGAAACAGCGCGGATTTATGTAA
- a CDS encoding septum site-determining protein MinC — MIERKRYVTMKGHRGGLAVYVNERCSVDEFLDDLELTLADKSVENGRAVPITFFFGRRYVDEGVLTAVESIVARHDSFSFKGYDSECITKDEAKALYGERTFHYFGGTARSGHVLDVEGSIVIIGDINPGAVVHATGSIYCLGALRGTVHAGKGGNAEAVIAASVLQPKWVAVAGTVHEEPDDAPIPALDMGCAFLGEDGVEFSRLQTVPLARMDQFAIDSERG; from the coding sequence ATGATTGAGCGTAAACGTTATGTAACGATGAAAGGTCATCGTGGTGGCCTCGCCGTCTATGTGAATGAAAGGTGCAGTGTGGATGAATTTCTTGACGATCTAGAGTTGACGCTTGCGGACAAATCCGTCGAGAACGGACGCGCCGTACCGATTACCTTCTTCTTCGGTCGACGTTATGTCGATGAAGGAGTGTTGACGGCCGTCGAATCTATCGTCGCGCGACATGATTCCTTCTCTTTCAAAGGCTATGACAGTGAGTGCATCACGAAGGACGAGGCAAAAGCCTTGTACGGAGAGCGAACGTTTCATTACTTCGGTGGAACGGCACGCAGTGGGCACGTATTAGACGTCGAAGGTTCGATCGTCATCATCGGAGATATCAATCCAGGTGCGGTCGTCCATGCGACAGGAAGTATCTATTGTCTCGGTGCTTTACGTGGTACCGTTCATGCAGGAAAAGGTGGCAATGCGGAAGCCGTCATTGCGGCGAGTGTATTGCAGCCGAAGTGGGTCGCAGTCGCTGGCACCGTCCACGAAGAACCGGACGACGCACCGATTCCAGCTCTCGATATGGGTTGTGCATTTTTAGGCGAAGACGGGGTCGAATTCTCCCGCCTTCAAACCGTTCCGCTCGCGCGGATGGATCAGTTTGCGATTGATAGTGAAAGAGGGTGA
- the mreD gene encoding rod shape-determining protein MreD — protein MNNVKLFFAVFLLFILEGTLFAGPLGDGSPYVIHATLIGLMFLGRYGKLEQALGFGLVFGLLYDFVYSDIIGIYLFALSAIPLFSSFVLKYVKENVLTILVTFTFSAILYELDIYFFTASVVGVGVSFQELATQIIPRSLVAQLIGIIILYYPMTRLVQSTLDEKRG, from the coding sequence GTGAATAACGTTAAGTTGTTTTTCGCCGTGTTCCTTCTTTTTATCTTAGAAGGAACGCTGTTCGCAGGACCACTCGGAGACGGTTCACCGTACGTCATCCATGCGACATTGATTGGTCTAATGTTCCTCGGTCGGTATGGAAAACTTGAACAGGCACTCGGATTCGGACTCGTCTTTGGATTGCTGTATGATTTCGTGTACTCGGATATCATCGGCATTTACTTATTTGCGTTATCCGCCATTCCGCTTTTTAGTAGCTTCGTGCTAAAATATGTAAAGGAGAACGTATTGACGATTCTTGTCACGTTCACGTTCAGTGCCATTTTGTATGAGCTCGATATATATTTCTTCACGGCTTCGGTCGTAGGTGTCGGAGTCTCCTTCCAGGAACTCGCGACACAGATCATTCCAAGGAGTCTGGTTGCCCAGCTGATCGGGATCATCATCCTGTATTATCCGATGACCCGACTCGTGCAGTCGACCCTTGACGAGAAAAGAGGATGA
- the rpmA gene encoding 50S ribosomal protein L27 translates to MLKLNLQFFASKKGVGSTKNGRDSQSKRLGAKRADGQTVSAGSILYRQRGTKIHPGMNVGRGGDDTLFATATGVVRFERLGRDKKQVSVYPA, encoded by the coding sequence ATGTTGAAACTTAATCTTCAGTTCTTCGCATCGAAAAAAGGGGTAGGTTCGACAAAGAACGGTCGTGACTCGCAATCGAAACGCCTTGGGGCGAAACGTGCAGACGGTCAAACTGTTTCTGCTGGTTCAATCCTCTACCGTCAACGCGGTACGAAGATTCACCCAGGTATGAACGTCGGACGTGGTGGCGATGATACACTTTTCGCAACTGCAACTGGTGTCGTTCGTTTCGAACGTCTCGGACGCGACAAGAAACAAGTCAGCGTTTACCCAGCATAA
- the minD gene encoding septum site-determining protein MinD: protein MGRAIVVTSGKGGVGKTTTTANIGTALALMGHSVCLVDTDIGLRNLDIVLGLDNRSIYNIVDVVTGQCKLHQALVRDKRFEEMYLLPAAQSKDKSSVTPEQVKAIIDTLKLEYDFVLIDCPAGIEQGFMNAIAGADEAVVVTTPEKAAVQDADRIIGMLERSERNIVPKLVINRVRSHMMASGDMLDIDEIMRILSIDLLGLIIDDEEVIAASHRGVPVTMNPDNRAGLGYRNIARRILGESVPLLDLNEQPQKGFFVKLKKMLGMK from the coding sequence ATGGGACGCGCCATCGTCGTCACATCCGGTAAAGGTGGCGTCGGAAAGACAACGACGACTGCAAACATCGGAACAGCACTTGCATTGATGGGACATTCCGTTTGCCTCGTTGATACGGATATCGGGTTACGTAATCTGGATATCGTGCTTGGTCTCGATAACCGGAGTATCTATAACATCGTTGACGTCGTGACAGGGCAATGTAAGTTGCACCAAGCACTCGTCCGCGATAAACGTTTTGAAGAGATGTATCTGTTGCCTGCTGCTCAATCAAAGGATAAGTCCTCCGTCACACCCGAACAGGTGAAGGCAATCATCGATACACTGAAACTCGAATACGACTTCGTCTTGATCGATTGCCCTGCAGGAATCGAGCAAGGCTTCATGAATGCAATCGCTGGAGCCGATGAAGCCGTCGTCGTGACGACACCGGAAAAAGCAGCCGTTCAGGATGCGGACCGGATCATCGGGATGCTCGAACGCTCAGAACGTAACATCGTTCCGAAACTCGTCATCAACCGTGTGCGTTCACACATGATGGCATCAGGTGACATGCTCGACATCGATGAGATCATGCGTATCCTTTCGATCGATTTGCTTGGTCTGATCATCGATGATGAAGAAGTCATCGCTGCTTCACACCGCGGTGTACCTGTGACGATGAATCCGGATAACCGGGCTGGACTCGGCTACCGGAACATTGCCCGCCGGATTCTCGGAGAATCTGTACCACTGCTTGATTTAAATGAACAACCACAAAAAGGATTCTTCGTTAAATTGAAGAAGATGCTTGGGATGAAATAA
- a CDS encoding Spo0B domain-containing protein: protein MEEQQVLDLLKTLRHEWLNRIQLVRSYGAIGDEQAVESICSAYREQASREGRLARIGLPKTALALLQAEWSGKTVTYDVIGAPHMEDERLKQLVEAAIAMIDVGVGEVSVTFHEGVTIEIYRDLLDMSRLEDLVTPMEIESQTENECVIEIESLPFEEEK from the coding sequence ATGGAGGAACAGCAGGTACTTGATCTTTTGAAGACTCTTCGTCACGAGTGGTTGAACCGGATACAACTCGTCCGTTCGTATGGCGCGATCGGAGACGAACAAGCAGTCGAGTCGATCTGTTCGGCGTACCGGGAGCAAGCATCTCGGGAAGGACGTTTAGCGCGAATCGGATTGCCGAAAACCGCACTGGCGTTACTGCAAGCTGAATGGTCAGGCAAAACTGTGACGTATGATGTCATCGGAGCACCCCACATGGAAGATGAGCGGCTGAAGCAACTCGTCGAAGCAGCCATCGCCATGATTGATGTAGGAGTAGGAGAAGTATCCGTGACCTTCCACGAGGGCGTGACCATCGAGATCTATCGGGATCTACTAGATATGTCGCGCCTTGAGGATCTAGTGACGCCGATGGAAATCGAGTCGCAGACGGAAAATGAGTGTGTGATTGAGATTGAAAGTCTTCCGTTTGAGGAAGAGAAGTAA
- the mreC gene encoding rod shape-determining protein MreC encodes MKRFLNNRKLLITLLSFLLLVILIGISLQGRNQSHWYQSFVRDTVGVGQRLFATPIGWIDDTVTSIKEVRDVYKENEHLKSRLSDYAGNAVKVRDLERENKELKDMLDLNGSIRDYKLLPAEMIGRTSSEWQRFVTINIGEQKGVKPNMAVVTADGLIGRVIQASAYTSLVQLMSDTSRTNNVSATADDTKGKGVFGTIEGFDEETKLLKFTKIPNDAKLKKGQTVTTSGLGGKYPSGIVIGKIEEVKSDQYGASKIAYVKPAADFEQFGHVFVIEREAKEPFAETDKGGDTRE; translated from the coding sequence ATGAAGCGATTTTTAAATAATCGAAAACTGCTCATCACACTCCTTAGTTTTCTCCTTTTGGTGATCTTAATCGGGATTTCGCTACAAGGGCGTAACCAATCCCACTGGTATCAAAGCTTCGTGCGGGATACCGTGGGCGTCGGTCAACGCCTTTTCGCGACACCGATTGGCTGGATTGATGATACGGTCACTTCGATTAAAGAAGTGCGTGACGTGTACAAAGAGAACGAACACTTGAAATCACGTTTAAGTGACTATGCCGGTAATGCCGTCAAAGTCCGTGATCTAGAACGTGAGAATAAAGAATTGAAAGATATGCTCGACCTGAACGGATCGATTCGCGACTATAAATTGTTACCAGCAGAGATGATCGGTCGGACATCGTCCGAATGGCAACGGTTCGTTACGATTAACATCGGCGAACAAAAAGGAGTCAAGCCGAACATGGCCGTCGTAACAGCAGATGGACTGATCGGTCGCGTCATCCAGGCGAGTGCGTATACATCCCTCGTGCAGTTGATGTCAGATACGAGTCGGACGAATAATGTCTCGGCAACGGCAGACGACACGAAAGGAAAAGGAGTCTTCGGTACAATCGAAGGCTTTGATGAGGAGACGAAATTACTCAAGTTCACGAAAATTCCGAATGACGCGAAGCTGAAAAAAGGGCAGACCGTCACGACGTCCGGTCTTGGTGGAAAGTATCCGAGCGGAATCGTCATCGGAAAAATCGAGGAAGTGAAATCCGATCAGTATGGGGCTTCGAAAATCGCATACGTCAAACCGGCAGCAGACTTCGAACAGTTCGGTCATGTCTTCGTGATTGAGCGCGAAGCGAAGGAACCTTTCGCTGAGACCGATAAGGGAGGGGACACTCGTGAATAA
- a CDS encoding fimbrial assembly protein: MAQRRKGTYIYFNFTDVAIFGAVVKKGVIKRQAVVALPPGTLQGGWLQPEASLDFIFDGLLTKLKVPRGSQAVLALDGSLVLARKLDIPETIETNQIRGYLFMEIGHSIVLPFEEPYFDYTVLEEDGKREIMLYAAPNEALKQYTQLFKQKHLRLVAAEPQPLATYFGIEAHHPVTTEADTLLIWNANATNHQLIIIEDHVPRLIRSVDTFAADAWDVNVIDDQLHYRYRSDDPTVELVLDEMLLEFSRVLDFYRFSLAREGREITNVVLAGDFPFRDELATRFRSNFDLNLDEIPDMMTIDGQSIPRAYLPLAGLASPRKDRINLLPENDEAPKYPLVASLILLLFGGLAGGYLYWQTDQFADRVESTNDQIQIVRQLQSESDQSAKQEVAQLKQTVEGLETTPRPAVPTLERITRYLPERGYILQFAYGADHAVTMTTQFETLDELNDFYRELLTDKVFSGTNLTSVTTRTMNEKADVVTTTTVDPTTGQEVPTTEITPSEDAKSEEPRYIGQFSLNVNPTEVVKGETNEADPEVPKEDQPSESETDGSAEATPETDTTETTDPNVTTEIEEVTDN; the protein is encoded by the coding sequence ATGGCGCAACGGCGTAAAGGTACATATATCTACTTTAATTTCACCGATGTCGCAATTTTCGGTGCAGTCGTCAAAAAAGGCGTCATCAAGCGCCAGGCAGTCGTCGCGCTGCCGCCGGGAACACTGCAAGGAGGCTGGTTGCAACCCGAAGCCTCGCTTGATTTCATCTTTGACGGGTTACTGACGAAGCTGAAAGTACCACGTGGCTCGCAAGCGGTGCTGGCACTCGATGGTTCACTCGTTCTCGCTCGGAAACTTGATATCCCGGAGACGATCGAGACGAATCAAATCCGCGGTTACTTATTCATGGAAATTGGACATAGTATCGTCTTGCCGTTTGAAGAACCGTATTTTGATTACACGGTTCTGGAAGAAGACGGCAAGCGAGAAATCATGCTCTATGCCGCGCCAAACGAGGCGCTGAAGCAATATACGCAACTGTTCAAACAAAAGCATTTACGACTGGTCGCAGCTGAACCTCAACCACTCGCGACCTATTTCGGGATCGAAGCCCATCATCCGGTCACGACAGAAGCCGATACATTATTGATCTGGAATGCGAATGCAACGAACCACCAGTTGATCATCATCGAAGATCACGTGCCGCGTCTGATTCGCTCCGTTGATACGTTTGCGGCTGACGCGTGGGATGTTAATGTCATCGATGATCAATTGCATTATCGTTACCGTTCGGATGATCCGACGGTTGAACTCGTCTTAGACGAGATGTTGCTCGAGTTCTCACGAGTGCTCGATTTCTATCGCTTTTCGCTCGCGCGCGAAGGACGGGAAATCACGAACGTCGTCCTTGCCGGCGACTTCCCGTTCCGAGATGAACTGGCGACGCGTTTCCGGTCGAACTTCGATTTAAACCTTGATGAGATTCCTGACATGATGACGATCGACGGACAGTCGATTCCACGAGCCTACTTACCGCTTGCTGGTCTTGCTTCACCGCGAAAAGACCGCATCAACTTGTTACCCGAAAACGATGAAGCACCGAAGTACCCACTCGTCGCTTCATTGATCCTCTTATTGTTCGGGGGACTCGCCGGTGGCTATCTCTACTGGCAAACCGATCAATTCGCGGATCGCGTCGAATCGACGAATGATCAAATCCAGATCGTTCGTCAGCTGCAGTCGGAATCGGATCAATCGGCGAAACAAGAAGTTGCACAACTTAAACAGACGGTCGAAGGACTTGAGACGACGCCTCGTCCTGCTGTACCAACACTTGAGCGGATTACCCGTTATCTCCCGGAACGCGGTTACATTCTTCAATTTGCGTACGGTGCAGATCATGCCGTGACGATGACGACCCAGTTCGAGACACTTGATGAACTGAACGATTTTTATCGCGAGTTACTGACGGATAAAGTCTTCTCAGGAACGAATCTTACGAGTGTGACGACACGGACGATGAATGAAAAGGCCGACGTCGTCACGACAACGACGGTTGATCCGACGACCGGACAAGAAGTCCCGACGACGGAAATTACACCGTCTGAAGATGCCAAATCAGAAGAACCCCGTTATATCGGACAATTCTCGTTAAACGTCAACCCGACGGAAGTCGTCAAAGGTGAGACGAACGAGGCTGATCCGGAAGTACCAAAAGAAGATCAGCCGTCTGAATCGGAAACGGATGGCTCGGCGGAAGCGACTCCTGAGACCGATACGACGGAGACGACTGATCCGAATGTAACGACTGAAATCGAGGAGGTGACGGACAATTGA
- a CDS encoding prepilin peptidase produces the protein MTIVFTVYFFLLGLLITSFTNVVGLRVPVGESIVHPRSHCPTCGHVLGPLELTPVLGYALLGGKCRSCGQPISIKYPALELLGGILYAYAFWQFGWSMELALTLVLTSLLFILTMSDLAYMLIPNKILLIFLPIALIVRYLSPLENWYNPIIGGIVGFVLLFVIFLASRRGMGAGDVKLFGLLGIFLGPLHVVIALFVSAFVGSVLGLTLLGLGRVKRKQPIPFVPSIAVGTLLTYYFADDWVSWYLDLLL, from the coding sequence ATGACGATCGTCTTCACGGTATATTTTTTCTTATTAGGCTTACTCATCACGTCGTTTACGAACGTCGTCGGTCTGCGCGTTCCGGTCGGGGAGTCGATCGTTCATCCGCGCTCTCATTGTCCGACGTGTGGACATGTCTTAGGACCGCTCGAACTGACGCCAGTACTCGGCTATGCACTGCTTGGCGGCAAATGCCGCTCTTGCGGACAACCGATCTCAATCAAGTATCCAGCGCTTGAATTACTCGGAGGAATCCTCTATGCCTATGCCTTCTGGCAGTTCGGCTGGTCGATGGAACTCGCATTGACGCTCGTCCTGACAAGCCTACTGTTCATCCTGACGATGTCGGACTTAGCCTACATGCTGATCCCGAATAAAATTTTGCTGATCTTTTTGCCGATTGCCTTGATTGTGCGCTACCTTTCTCCACTCGAAAACTGGTATAATCCAATTATTGGTGGAATCGTCGGGTTCGTTCTATTGTTTGTCATCTTTCTTGCTTCCCGGCGTGGTATGGGAGCAGGGGATGTCAAGCTGTTCGGACTGCTCGGAATCTTCCTTGGACCGCTTCACGTCGTCATTGCCTTGTTCGTCTCGGCATTCGTCGGTTCCGTTCTTGGTTTAACGTTACTTGGACTCGGACGCGTGAAACGGAAACAACCAATTCCCTTCGTCCCGTCGATTGCCGTCGGGACCTTACTGACATATTATTTTGCGGATGATTGGGTATCGTGGTACCTCGATTTACTGCTTTAA
- the rplU gene encoding 50S ribosomal protein L21 has product MYAIIKTGGKQVKVEAGQEIYVEKLNADVDSTVEFGEVLILGGDDVKVGAPLVEGAKVVATVIKHARAKKITVFKMKAKKNYRRKQGHRQPYTKVRIEKIEA; this is encoded by the coding sequence ATGTACGCAATTATCAAAACTGGTGGTAAACAAGTCAAAGTTGAAGCTGGCCAAGAAATCTACGTTGAGAAATTAAACGCAGACGTCGACAGCACAGTTGAATTTGGTGAAGTATTGATCCTTGGTGGTGACGATGTTAAAGTCGGCGCTCCACTCGTAGAAGGTGCGAAGGTCGTAGCAACGGTCATCAAACACGCTCGCGCGAAAAAGATCACTGTCTTCAAAATGAAAGCGAAAAAGAACTACCGTCGTAAGCAAGGTCACCGTCAACCTTACACGAAGGTCCGCATCGAGAAAATCGAAGCGTAA
- a CDS encoding Maf family protein → MITQPHLILASASPRRTELLQQIGIPHEVVPANVVEEAPYPMSPHEYVRHLSQKKARAIVTDGVILAADTVVAIDDMILEKPADISEARAMLARLSGRAHEVVTGVTIRFGEKEETFDVTTHVRFGALPDEWMEGYIATNEPYDKAGGYGIQAMGGLFVEVIEGDYYNVVGLPIHEITKRLASFEIKPMFA, encoded by the coding sequence ATGATAACGCAACCACACTTGATTCTCGCGTCGGCTTCACCACGCCGGACGGAGCTCCTGCAACAAATCGGGATTCCTCATGAAGTCGTACCAGCGAATGTCGTCGAAGAAGCACCATACCCGATGTCACCGCATGAATACGTTCGCCATCTATCACAAAAGAAAGCGCGAGCGATTGTAACAGATGGTGTCATTCTGGCTGCCGATACGGTCGTCGCAATCGATGACATGATTCTTGAGAAGCCGGCGGATATTTCTGAAGCGCGGGCGATGCTTGCGCGTCTGTCAGGACGCGCTCATGAAGTCGTGACTGGCGTGACGATTCGCTTCGGAGAGAAGGAAGAGACGTTCGACGTGACGACGCACGTCCGTTTTGGTGCATTACCAGACGAGTGGATGGAAGGCTATATCGCGACGAACGAGCCCTATGATAAAGCGGGCGGCTATGGCATCCAAGCGATGGGTGGTCTGTTCGTCGAGGTAATCGAGGGTGACTATTATAATGTCGTCGGACTGCCGATCCATGAGATCACAAAACGTCTCGCGTCCTTTGAAATCAAGCCGATGTTTGCGTAA
- a CDS encoding rod shape-determining protein: MFGSFSREIGIDLGTANTLVYVKGQGIVVREPSVVAFRTDTGKIEAVGNAAKNMIGRTPGNVTARRPMKDGVIADYETTATMIKYFMDQASKKKGLFSSKTNVMICVPSGITSVEKRAVEDAAKLAGAREAYTIEEPFAAAIGAGLPVSEPTGSMVVDIGGGTTEVAVISLGGIVTSQSIRVGGDEMDESIIRYIKSKYNLMIGERTAETLKMTIGYARIDEESENETMEIRGRDLVTGLPKQIEVTSAEICDALSDTVEAILAGVKHTLEQTPPELSADVMDRGIVLTGGGALLKNLDAVIEDETRILTLVAENALDCVAIGTGKSLEMMNVLRSKSGISQKR, encoded by the coding sequence ATGTTTGGATCATTCAGCCGTGAAATCGGCATTGACTTAGGTACGGCTAACACGCTTGTGTATGTAAAGGGGCAGGGAATCGTCGTTCGTGAACCGTCCGTCGTCGCCTTCCGTACGGATACAGGGAAAATTGAAGCTGTCGGTAACGCAGCGAAAAACATGATCGGTCGTACGCCGGGTAACGTGACTGCACGACGCCCGATGAAAGACGGGGTTATCGCGGATTATGAAACAACCGCTACGATGATCAAATATTTCATGGATCAAGCTTCGAAGAAGAAAGGCTTGTTCTCTTCTAAGACGAACGTCATGATCTGTGTACCAAGTGGTATCACATCAGTTGAAAAACGTGCGGTCGAAGATGCAGCGAAACTCGCAGGTGCGCGTGAAGCGTACACGATCGAAGAACCATTCGCAGCAGCAATCGGAGCGGGTCTTCCGGTTTCAGAACCAACAGGCTCGATGGTCGTTGATATCGGTGGTGGTACGACAGAAGTTGCTGTCATCTCACTCGGTGGTATCGTTACGAGCCAATCGATCCGTGTCGGTGGTGATGAGATGGATGAGTCGATCATTCGTTACATCAAATCGAAATACAACTTGATGATCGGGGAGCGGACAGCTGAGACGTTGAAAATGACGATCGGTTACGCTCGCATCGATGAAGAGTCAGAAAACGAAACGATGGAAATCCGTGGACGTGATCTCGTCACAGGTCTTCCGAAACAGATTGAAGTCACAAGTGCTGAAATTTGTGACGCACTCTCGGATACAGTCGAAGCGATTCTTGCAGGTGTCAAACATACGCTTGAGCAGACGCCTCCTGAATTATCAGCAGACGTCATGGACCGTGGAATCGTCTTGACAGGCGGTGGGGCACTCTTGAAGAACCTCGACGCTGTCATCGAAGACGAAACACGCATTTTGACACTCGTTGCGGAAAACGCACTCGATTGTGTCGCAATCGGTACAGGAAAATCACTCGAGATGATGAATGTCCTTCGTTCGAAATCAGGCATCTCGCAAAAAAGATAA
- a CDS encoding ribonuclease E/G — protein MRWISEQTASLERLALVEGGRLIEYHERMRDEIRVGTFVYAKVDRLHPTLGAAFLIATDGTPLYLPLNETVEALRRYPDVPTIGQAVQVGQTLLVQVVKEGVAPKQHKVTQNITYGGRYLVYFPYGRRIRFSRKLDLVVQRQLAEQLTTTEEEGILYRTEAAKASIDELKQELQSLRTRHQELMQAPRLEQDEALIVQEAKRLPHVTDALVMTRQEKERLELLGLSVERSLRKGRLPEMEAIDGAIEKAMQRVVWLDGGAYLLIEEVETMTVIDVNSGKTISVKEQKRTFDQINEAAAVEVMRQLRLRNISGMIAIDFLRGSSKGQTRVTQLLKERAALETKQIEVYGFTKMGLCELTRQRHGKSLQERSQESGQWTRLSVYRLIEPKLLEIATYAEAVVIRAPRHLLQDEFISRQPLEVHVLEGDPAVLFTGASQDCLDFIKRSE, from the coding sequence ATGCGATGGATTAGTGAACAGACCGCTTCACTCGAACGATTGGCATTGGTCGAAGGCGGTCGATTGATTGAATACCATGAACGGATGCGCGACGAAATTCGCGTCGGTACATTCGTGTATGCGAAAGTTGACCGATTGCATCCGACGCTCGGAGCAGCCTTTTTGATCGCGACCGACGGCACGCCGCTTTACTTACCGCTGAATGAAACGGTGGAAGCACTGCGTCGCTATCCGGACGTACCGACGATCGGGCAAGCGGTCCAGGTCGGACAGACGTTACTTGTCCAAGTCGTCAAGGAAGGAGTCGCACCGAAGCAACACAAAGTGACGCAGAACATCACCTATGGTGGACGTTATCTCGTCTATTTCCCATACGGTCGACGTATCCGTTTCAGTCGAAAGCTAGATCTCGTCGTCCAGCGTCAACTGGCGGAGCAACTGACGACGACGGAAGAAGAGGGGATTCTCTACCGGACAGAGGCAGCAAAAGCATCAATTGACGAATTGAAGCAAGAGCTTCAGTCATTACGGACACGACATCAAGAACTCATGCAGGCACCGCGTCTTGAACAAGACGAGGCACTGATCGTTCAGGAAGCAAAACGACTTCCCCATGTCACCGATGCGCTCGTCATGACGCGTCAGGAAAAGGAACGCCTGGAATTGCTTGGTCTGTCCGTCGAACGGTCGCTACGAAAAGGACGCTTACCTGAGATGGAAGCGATCGATGGCGCAATCGAGAAGGCGATGCAACGAGTCGTCTGGCTTGACGGGGGAGCGTATCTCTTGATTGAAGAGGTCGAGACGATGACTGTCATCGACGTCAACAGTGGGAAGACGATCTCCGTCAAGGAACAAAAGCGGACGTTTGATCAAATCAATGAAGCGGCTGCCGTCGAAGTCATGCGCCAATTACGGTTGCGCAACATTAGCGGTATGATTGCGATCGATTTTTTACGTGGCTCTAGTAAAGGTCAGACACGGGTGACCCAACTCCTCAAAGAACGAGCGGCGCTCGAGACGAAACAAATCGAAGTCTATGGCTTTACGAAGATGGGCTTATGCGAACTGACACGACAACGTCACGGGAAATCGCTACAGGAACGCTCACAGGAATCCGGGCAGTGGACGCGATTGAGTGTCTATCGCTTGATTGAACCGAAGTTACTTGAGATTGCGACCTATGCGGAAGCGGTCGTGATTCGCGCACCACGGCATCTGTTGCAAGACGAATTCATCTCTCGTCAACCGCTCGAAGTCCATGTGCTCGAAGGCGATCCAGCGGTCCTGTTCACGGGGGCGTCACAGGACTGTCTCGATTTCATCAAGCGATCGGAATAA
- a CDS encoding ribosomal-processing cysteine protease Prp, with translation MIRVKIRRDEAELVRSIEVTGHAEFAEPGLDLVCAGVSSVIFGAYNAIEALLGQVLLLEMAEQQEGGYFYVEPYADLAPDVSERTQLLLEATLVQLGTIAESYGEFIQLEQV, from the coding sequence ATGATACGTGTCAAGATTCGACGAGATGAAGCGGAACTCGTCCGCTCCATCGAAGTGACAGGACATGCCGAGTTCGCAGAACCAGGTCTCGACCTTGTCTGTGCCGGCGTCTCGTCGGTGATCTTCGGGGCATACAATGCCATAGAAGCATTACTCGGGCAGGTCCTGCTCCTTGAAATGGCAGAACAACAAGAGGGTGGCTACTTTTATGTAGAACCGTACGCTGACTTAGCACCGGATGTCAGTGAGCGCACCCAATTGTTACTGGAAGCGACTTTGGTCCAACTTGGTACCATCGCTGAAAGTTACGGTGAGTTTATCCAACTTGAACAAGTATAG